In Pseudomonas nunensis, a single window of DNA contains:
- the ehuD gene encoding ectoine/hydroxyectoine ABC transporter permease subunit EhuD, with protein sequence MNFDYDFAWSILPDLLRGLLVTLQVVVLGFLLAVLLGLVLAMAQRSRVAIVHAVSTGYLSFFRNTPLMVQLYVLFFAFPLVGITLPAISTGVIGLGLYYGAYIAEAYRGAIDGVPAGQWEAAKALDFDTATTWQRIVLPQALKPMLPVLGNYLIGMFKETPLLAVITIPELFQAAKQIAGMTYRYNEPYTVMALMFLAISVPTSLFFRYLERRSHD encoded by the coding sequence ATGAATTTCGACTACGACTTTGCCTGGTCAATTCTGCCGGATCTGTTGCGAGGCCTGCTGGTCACCCTCCAAGTAGTGGTGCTCGGCTTCCTGCTCGCGGTGTTGCTCGGTCTGGTGTTGGCCATGGCCCAGCGATCGCGGGTCGCCATCGTCCATGCCGTGAGCACGGGCTACCTGAGTTTTTTCCGCAACACGCCGTTGATGGTCCAGTTGTATGTGCTGTTCTTTGCCTTTCCGCTGGTGGGGATCACCCTGCCGGCGATCTCTACCGGGGTCATCGGACTGGGCCTGTATTACGGTGCCTACATCGCCGAGGCCTATCGCGGAGCCATCGACGGTGTGCCGGCCGGACAATGGGAAGCCGCCAAGGCACTGGATTTCGATACCGCGACGACGTGGCAAAGGATCGTCCTGCCCCAAGCGCTGAAGCCCATGCTGCCGGTCCTCGGCAACTACCTGATCGGCATGTTCAAGGAAACCCCGCTGCTCGCCGTCATCACCATTCCGGAACTGTTTCAGGCGGCCAAGCAAATCGCTGGCATGACCTATCGCTACAACGAACCCTATACCGTCATGGCCCTGATGTTTCTCGCGATCAGCGTGCCGACTTCCCTATTTTTCAGATACCTCGAAAGGCGCAGCCATGACTGA
- a CDS encoding amino acid ABC transporter ATP-binding protein, with amino-acid sequence MTDLAHAQSLAPAQISLKQVVKNFGSTRVIDHLDLSIPQGQKVALIGPSGSGKSTVLRLIKGLETYQHGSIEVAGAAVPVKRSGWRWPGAGKTPVVHRVGMVFQQFNLFPHLTVQENITEAPFRVLKLSREEANARAEQYLGLVGLSHKADAFPSQLSGGQQQRVAIARALAMRPQVMLFDEVTSALDPELVGEVLAVIRAIAHEQQMTMLLVTHEMKFAQDIADRVLFMEAGKIVADGSPRQILVNPDNERTRRFLNLVEQR; translated from the coding sequence ATGACTGATCTCGCACACGCCCAAAGCCTCGCGCCGGCGCAGATTTCGCTCAAGCAGGTGGTAAAGAATTTTGGCAGCACACGGGTCATCGACCACCTCGACCTGAGCATCCCGCAAGGCCAGAAAGTCGCCTTGATCGGCCCCAGCGGTTCAGGGAAATCCACGGTTTTGCGTTTGATCAAAGGGCTCGAAACGTATCAGCATGGCAGCATTGAAGTCGCTGGCGCGGCGGTGCCAGTCAAACGCTCGGGCTGGCGCTGGCCAGGCGCCGGAAAGACGCCCGTGGTGCATCGCGTGGGCATGGTTTTCCAGCAGTTCAACCTGTTCCCGCATCTGACGGTTCAGGAAAACATCACCGAGGCGCCCTTCCGGGTGTTGAAACTCAGCCGCGAAGAAGCCAACGCCCGCGCAGAGCAATACTTGGGTCTGGTTGGTTTAAGCCACAAGGCCGACGCGTTCCCGAGCCAACTGTCAGGCGGCCAACAGCAACGCGTGGCGATCGCCCGAGCCCTGGCGATGCGCCCGCAAGTCATGCTGTTCGACGAAGTCACCTCTGCGTTGGACCCGGAACTGGTCGGCGAAGTGTTGGCGGTCATCCGCGCCATCGCTCATGAGCAGCAGATGACCATGCTGTTGGTGACCCATGAAATGAAGTTCGCTCAGGACATCGCTGATCGGGTGTTGTTTATGGAAGCCGGGAAAATTGTCGCCGATGGCTCGCCAAGGCAAATATTGGTCAATCCTGACAACGAACGGACCCGACGCTTTCTGAACCTGGTCGAACAGCGTTAA
- a CDS encoding SDR family oxidoreductase, producing MSRLKNKYALITGGTSGIGLETARQFLAQGATVAITGRSESALAAARQELGDAVLAIQSDAGDTAGQRTLARKLAGLWPRLDVLFVNAGDVTHRSIEDWDESAWDQLMQTNLKGPFFLIQALLPLLANPSSVILCGSVSARIGLAQSSAYAASKAGLLSLARTLSGELIERGIRVNGLSPGPTETAALSKLGLPAAEQEALRERIRQLVPIGRLGTPWELAKAAVYLASDESTFVVGTELLVDGGVGNL from the coding sequence ATGTCGAGACTGAAAAACAAATACGCGTTGATCACGGGCGGCACCTCCGGCATCGGCCTGGAAACCGCTCGCCAGTTTTTGGCGCAAGGTGCAACGGTCGCGATCACCGGGCGCAGCGAAAGCGCACTGGCGGCGGCCCGGCAAGAACTGGGCGACGCCGTCCTGGCGATTCAAAGTGATGCCGGCGATACAGCCGGCCAACGGACGCTGGCACGCAAACTCGCCGGGCTGTGGCCTCGGCTGGATGTGCTGTTCGTCAACGCCGGTGACGTTACTCACCGGTCGATCGAGGATTGGGATGAGTCGGCATGGGATCAGCTCATGCAAACCAATCTCAAAGGACCGTTCTTCCTGATCCAGGCGCTCTTGCCTTTACTGGCAAACCCCTCGTCAGTGATTCTTTGCGGCTCTGTCAGCGCCAGGATCGGTCTTGCGCAGAGCAGTGCGTATGCCGCGAGCAAGGCCGGACTGCTTTCATTGGCGCGGACACTGTCGGGCGAGTTGATTGAGCGCGGCATCCGCGTCAATGGGCTAAGCCCGGGGCCGACTGAAACAGCGGCCCTGAGCAAACTGGGCCTGCCCGCCGCAGAGCAGGAAGCGTTGCGCGAGAGAATCCGTCAACTGGTCCCCATCGGGCGCCTGGGAACCCCGTGGGAATTGGCCAAGGCGGCGGTCTACCTGGCTTCTGACGAATCGACGTTCGTCGTGGGGACCGAATTGCTCGTGGATGGCGGCGTCGGCAATTTGTGA
- a CDS encoding Lrp/AsnC family transcriptional regulator encodes MKKKTSKRISLDDTDLAILALLQEDASISNADLSERLSLSLTPCWRRRKRMEEAGVIKGYQANLDRRMLGLDILAFVHIRFSTHADHAPDAFEAVIAQLPEVLSCHKITGDADYVLQVLAEDLDSYSDFIEQVLRRQVGIASIQSSLALREVKTSNRIAIPKASRE; translated from the coding sequence ATGAAGAAAAAAACATCCAAACGCATCAGTCTCGACGACACCGACCTGGCGATACTTGCGCTGCTGCAGGAGGATGCGAGTATCTCCAACGCCGATCTCAGTGAACGTCTGTCATTAAGCCTGACGCCGTGCTGGCGGCGGCGTAAGAGAATGGAAGAGGCGGGCGTGATCAAGGGTTATCAGGCCAACCTTGATCGACGCATGCTGGGGCTCGATATCCTGGCGTTCGTGCACATCCGTTTCTCCACCCATGCCGACCACGCGCCGGACGCTTTCGAGGCGGTGATTGCGCAACTGCCCGAAGTGTTGTCCTGTCACAAGATCACCGGGGATGCCGATTACGTGCTGCAAGTGCTGGCAGAGGACCTTGATAGCTACAGTGACTTTATCGAGCAGGTACTACGGCGTCAGGTGGGTATTGCCTCGATCCAGTCCAGCCTGGCCTTGCGCGAGGTCAAGACCAGCAACCGGATAGCGATACCCAAAGCCAGCAGGGAGTGA
- a CDS encoding histone deacetylase family protein gives MFTVFSDSHRLHHGTELKDGVLKPSFEQPSRADTVHHRVKQVGLGQIIEPRAFDRSCYVNAHSERYVAFLESAWSEWCATGRTHDALPLVWPVRDLANEQVPTFIDGKLGFYAMDAGSPITATTWQAVKTSADIALTGLALIDEGHDSAFALCRPPGHHAAREYMGGYCYLNNAAIAAQRAITQGAKRVAVLDVDFHHGNGTQNIFYGRSDVMFVSLHGEPSVSYPYYSGFSHEVGAGPGEGYNLNYPLPKNTTWESYRNALLHACKKLQQFAPEVLVISLGVDTFKDDPISHFLLESEDFVGIGELIAGVGCPTLFVMEGGYMVDEIGINAVNVLHGYESKRA, from the coding sequence ATGTTTACAGTTTTCAGTGATTCCCACCGTTTGCACCACGGTACCGAATTAAAAGATGGCGTGCTCAAGCCATCTTTCGAACAGCCGAGTCGCGCCGATACCGTGCATCATCGGGTCAAGCAGGTAGGGCTTGGTCAGATCATCGAACCGCGAGCGTTTGACCGCTCCTGTTATGTCAACGCGCACAGCGAGCGCTACGTTGCCTTTCTGGAATCCGCCTGGTCTGAATGGTGTGCCACCGGGCGCACCCACGATGCCTTGCCGCTGGTATGGCCAGTGCGCGATCTGGCCAACGAGCAAGTGCCGACGTTCATCGACGGCAAGCTGGGTTTCTACGCCATGGACGCCGGCTCGCCGATTACCGCCACCACCTGGCAAGCGGTGAAAACCAGCGCCGATATCGCGCTGACCGGGCTGGCGCTGATCGATGAAGGCCACGACAGTGCCTTTGCCCTGTGCCGACCACCCGGCCATCACGCGGCACGCGAATACATGGGCGGTTATTGCTATCTCAACAACGCCGCGATTGCCGCACAGCGGGCGATTACTCAAGGCGCCAAACGTGTCGCCGTGCTGGACGTCGACTTTCATCATGGCAACGGCACGCAGAACATTTTCTACGGGCGCAGCGACGTCATGTTTGTCTCGCTGCACGGCGAACCCAGTGTCTCTTATCCGTACTACTCAGGCTTCAGCCATGAAGTCGGCGCCGGCCCAGGTGAAGGGTACAACCTCAACTATCCATTGCCGAAAAACACCACCTGGGAAAGCTACCGCAACGCCTTGCTCCACGCCTGCAAGAAACTCCAGCAATTTGCCCCGGAAGTGCTGGTTATTTCACTCGGCGTCGACACGTTCAAGGACGACCCCATCAGCCATTTCCTGCTGGAAAGCGAAGATTTCGTCGGCATCGGCGAGCTGATCGCGGGCGTCGGCTGCCCCACCCTGTTTGTGATGGAAGGCGGCTACATGGTCGATGAAATCGGCATCAATGCAGTCAACGTGCTGCATGGCTACGAGAGCAAACGCGCCTGA
- a CDS encoding ornithine cyclodeaminase, with product MTLFVDVDHVARLFAKVGIRRAIREMAAYIKADYSRWAQFDKSPRTANHSADGVIELMPTDDGQQYSFKYVNGHPDNGQRNLLTVMAFGVLADVHSGYPTLLSELTLTTAVRTAATSALVAKSLARPDASIMAIIGNGAQSEFQALAFHEMLSIKELRIFDIDREASLKLKHNLSAFPDIKVILASSVQDAVKGAHIVTTVTADKAYATILTPEMIEPGMHINAVGGDCPGKTELHADILRSARVIVEFEAQTRIEGDIQQLEPDFPVVEFFRIVQGEVPGRESDAQVTVFDSVGFALEDFSSLRYVHDLAREHSIGERIHLVPTPANIKNLYQLLDPQPATAASRLRTVS from the coding sequence ATGACTCTTTTCGTAGACGTCGATCATGTCGCACGCCTGTTCGCCAAGGTCGGAATCCGCCGCGCTATCCGCGAAATGGCGGCGTACATCAAAGCCGACTATTCGCGCTGGGCACAGTTTGATAAGTCGCCCCGCACCGCCAATCATTCGGCCGACGGTGTGATCGAGTTGATGCCGACCGACGATGGCCAGCAGTACTCGTTCAAATACGTGAATGGCCACCCGGACAACGGGCAAAGGAACTTGCTTACGGTCATGGCCTTCGGGGTTCTGGCCGACGTTCACAGTGGCTATCCGACCTTGCTCAGTGAACTGACGCTGACCACCGCCGTGCGCACTGCCGCGACCTCTGCCCTGGTTGCGAAGTCCCTGGCACGTCCCGATGCAAGCATCATGGCAATCATCGGCAACGGCGCGCAGAGCGAATTCCAGGCCCTCGCCTTCCATGAAATGCTGTCGATCAAGGAACTGCGCATTTTCGATATCGACCGCGAGGCGTCACTCAAGTTGAAGCATAACCTGAGCGCATTCCCGGACATCAAGGTGATTCTGGCCAGCTCGGTACAGGACGCGGTCAAGGGTGCACACATCGTCACCACCGTCACCGCGGACAAAGCCTACGCGACGATTCTGACCCCCGAGATGATCGAGCCCGGCATGCACATCAACGCGGTCGGCGGTGACTGCCCGGGTAAAACCGAACTGCATGCTGACATTCTGCGCAGTGCGCGGGTGATCGTTGAGTTTGAAGCGCAAACCCGGATTGAAGGCGATATCCAGCAACTGGAGCCTGACTTTCCCGTCGTCGAGTTTTTTCGGATTGTCCAGGGCGAAGTCCCAGGCCGCGAGAGCGACGCACAGGTCACCGTATTCGATTCGGTGGGCTTTGCCCTGGAAGACTTTTCGTCTCTGCGCTACGTGCACGACCTGGCGCGAGAGCATTCCATCGGCGAGCGCATCCATCTGGTGCCAACGCCAGCCAACATAAAAAACCTCTACCAACTGCTGGATCCGCAGCCCGCAACCGCCGCTTCGCGCTTGCGCACAGTCAGCTGA
- a CDS encoding amino acid permease, which produces MKSTPAERVEQPALQRTLSNRHIQLMAMGGAIGTGLFMGSGKIIALSGTSIILIYMIIGLFVYFVMRAMGELLLSNLNFKTFADFAGAYLGPRAAFFLGWSYWLSWSVAVVGDAVVVGGFFQYWFPDVPAWIPAIGMLMTLFALNVLTVRLFGEVEFWFAIIKIIAVVTLIGVSIVMIASSFVSPSGVTASLNHLLDKQAAFPNGLFGFFAGFQMAIFSFAGTELIGTAAAETRAPEKTLPKAINSIPLRIILFYVLALTCIIAVTSWQQVSPNKSPFVELFLVAGFPAAAGIVNFVVLTSAASSANSGVFSSSRMLFGLASQDNAPGIFRRLSGNSVPLLSLAFTTLLMLIGVLLLFIVPEVMTAFTIVSTVSAILVIFTWSTILASYIAYRKRRPDLHAQSFYKMPGGVPMAWFSLAFLGFVLCLLALRPDTRIALMVMPGWFIWLAIAYQLTHSRKLRSAVVSANL; this is translated from the coding sequence ATGAAATCGACTCCAGCCGAACGGGTTGAACAGCCCGCGCTGCAGCGCACGCTCAGCAATCGCCACATTCAATTAATGGCCATGGGAGGCGCCATCGGTACCGGCCTGTTCATGGGTTCCGGAAAGATCATTGCCCTCTCTGGCACCTCGATCATCCTGATTTATATGATCATCGGGTTGTTCGTCTACTTCGTCATGCGCGCCATGGGCGAACTGTTGCTCTCCAACCTGAACTTCAAAACCTTCGCCGATTTTGCCGGCGCCTACCTCGGCCCGCGAGCGGCGTTCTTCCTCGGCTGGTCGTATTGGCTGAGCTGGAGTGTCGCGGTGGTGGGCGATGCCGTCGTGGTCGGCGGATTCTTCCAGTACTGGTTCCCGGATGTGCCCGCGTGGATCCCGGCCATCGGGATGTTGATGACGCTGTTCGCCTTGAACGTGCTGACCGTCAGGCTCTTCGGTGAAGTGGAGTTCTGGTTTGCGATCATCAAAATCATTGCCGTCGTCACCCTGATCGGCGTCAGCATCGTGATGATTGCCAGCTCATTCGTGTCCCCCAGTGGCGTGACGGCATCGCTGAATCATCTGCTGGATAAACAGGCAGCCTTTCCCAACGGTCTGTTTGGTTTCTTCGCCGGGTTCCAGATGGCGATCTTCTCCTTTGCCGGCACCGAGCTGATCGGTACGGCAGCTGCCGAAACCCGCGCCCCCGAGAAGACGCTGCCCAAAGCCATCAACTCGATTCCGCTGAGAATCATCCTGTTCTATGTGTTGGCACTGACTTGCATTATTGCGGTGACCTCGTGGCAACAGGTGTCGCCGAACAAGAGTCCTTTCGTTGAACTGTTTCTGGTTGCAGGGTTTCCCGCCGCCGCCGGCATCGTCAATTTTGTGGTGCTGACGTCGGCTGCTTCATCGGCCAACAGCGGCGTGTTTTCATCCAGCCGCATGCTGTTCGGCCTGGCCAGTCAAGACAATGCGCCCGGGATTTTCCGGCGCCTGTCGGGCAACAGCGTGCCGCTGCTGAGCCTGGCATTTACCACGCTGTTGATGCTGATTGGTGTGCTGCTGTTGTTCATCGTGCCAGAGGTGATGACCGCGTTTACCATCGTCTCGACCGTGTCGGCAATCCTGGTGATTTTCACTTGGTCGACCATCCTTGCGTCGTACATCGCCTATCGCAAACGCCGGCCCGACCTGCATGCGCAATCCTTCTACAAGATGCCTGGCGGCGTGCCGATGGCCTGGTTCTCCCTGGCGTTCCTGGGCTTTGTCCTGTGTCTTCTGGCACTCAGACCTGACACGCGCATTGCCTTGATGGTCATGCCGGGCTGGTTCATCTGGCTGGCCATTGCTTATCAGCTGACCCATTCCAGAAAGCTGAGATCCGCTGTGGTTTCGGCGAATCTTTAA
- a CDS encoding TonB-dependent receptor family protein, whose amino-acid sequence MPSPKSLPAALLGLALVCPAFAEAEGLELGQVLIGAEDLSGEDASVENAKARLAEVPGGTNVVDLRRPLQGRVASNQDVLAYQPGVYAQSAGNEGVKISVRGSGINRAPGAHASGLYAMLDGLPLTGPGGTPYELLEPLWLDHVEVLRGANGFDRGALALGGAIDYVSHTGYNAPKLQVRYAMGSHGYQQRQISSGQVLGNFDYYVAMTDARADGYQDHTASESQGVIANFGYRFNPNLETRFYLRYRQTDNDLAGRVTKHSIEHDPRAANPAYVTRDDSRKQPGSTFFGNKTTYYIDDDSSIQTGLVYHDYPMDLREGPNRLKVAYSDVSGTFDYKRRDTLWGLESRSTVGLRVTKHLPNDGASELVRIPTGNTAGYAPGTHIRNFTYQGSDTVLHVGNDLEIADDLWLTTGLAAIYTRRESAVTYPQDGGKTSQNDWDYAPRLGLRYQLTPDLQLFGNLSRSVEAPHPWSLIYSSNIRFPAGSGAATGAQRDPIKLQNQTATTLELGGRGDSTMGQWSLAWYYAQVHHELLSVLPDANATTPYELNASPTVHQGVEASLQSNLWTRDDGGQLSLRQSYTFSDFHYRDDDRFGDNRLPGLPMHYYQGELRYDWPQGFFTALNTQWVSKAAVDYANSYYADPYATFGATLGYNAPKGDWQTWLDLRNLTNKHYAATVTPGYDDKGQDAARSTPGEGLGVYVGMSWSLL is encoded by the coding sequence ATGCCCTCGCCCAAATCCTTGCCCGCTGCGCTGCTGGGCCTGGCGCTTGTTTGTCCGGCCTTCGCCGAAGCCGAAGGCCTGGAGCTTGGGCAAGTGCTGATTGGCGCGGAGGATTTGAGCGGTGAAGACGCGTCCGTCGAGAACGCCAAAGCGCGGCTTGCGGAGGTTCCCGGCGGCACCAACGTGGTTGACCTGCGCCGCCCATTACAGGGCCGCGTGGCCAGCAATCAGGATGTGCTGGCTTATCAACCGGGGGTGTATGCCCAGTCCGCGGGGAATGAAGGGGTGAAGATTTCGGTTCGGGGTTCGGGCATCAACCGTGCGCCGGGCGCGCATGCGTCGGGGTTGTACGCGATGCTCGACGGCTTGCCGCTGACCGGCCCCGGCGGCACGCCATATGAATTGCTGGAGCCGTTGTGGCTCGACCATGTTGAGGTGCTGCGCGGCGCCAACGGTTTCGACCGGGGCGCCCTGGCCTTGGGCGGGGCCATCGATTACGTCAGCCACACCGGCTACAACGCACCGAAGTTGCAGGTGCGTTACGCGATGGGCAGCCACGGTTATCAGCAGCGCCAGATCAGCTCCGGGCAGGTGCTGGGCAACTTCGACTACTACGTCGCCATGACCGATGCGCGCGCCGATGGCTATCAGGATCACACCGCCAGCGAGAGCCAGGGCGTGATCGCCAACTTCGGTTATCGCTTCAATCCGAACCTGGAAACGCGTTTCTACCTGCGCTATCGCCAGACCGACAACGACCTCGCCGGCCGCGTGACCAAGCACTCCATCGAGCATGATCCACGCGCAGCCAACCCCGCTTACGTGACGCGAGACGACAGCCGCAAGCAACCCGGCAGCACCTTTTTCGGCAACAAGACCACGTACTACATCGATGACGATTCGAGCATCCAGACCGGCCTTGTCTACCACGACTATCCGATGGATTTGCGCGAGGGACCGAACCGCCTGAAGGTCGCCTATTCGGACGTCAGCGGCACCTTCGACTACAAACGTCGCGACACGCTCTGGGGCCTGGAAAGCCGTAGCACTGTAGGTTTGCGCGTGACCAAGCACCTGCCGAATGACGGCGCCAGTGAACTGGTGCGCATCCCCACCGGCAACACCGCCGGCTACGCGCCGGGCACACACATTCGCAACTTCACTTATCAAGGTTCGGACACGGTCCTGCATGTGGGCAATGACCTGGAAATCGCCGATGACTTGTGGCTGACCACCGGCCTCGCCGCGATTTACACCCGTCGCGAAAGCGCCGTGACTTACCCGCAAGACGGAGGCAAGACCAGCCAGAACGACTGGGACTATGCGCCGCGCCTGGGTCTGCGCTACCAACTGACACCTGATCTGCAACTGTTCGGCAACCTCAGTCGCTCGGTCGAGGCGCCGCATCCCTGGTCGTTGATCTACAGCTCCAACATTCGATTCCCGGCCGGCAGCGGTGCCGCCACCGGCGCCCAGCGCGACCCGATCAAGCTGCAGAACCAGACCGCTACCACTCTGGAACTCGGCGGTCGTGGCGACAGCACGATGGGGCAATGGAGCCTGGCCTGGTATTACGCCCAAGTGCACCACGAATTGCTCTCGGTATTACCGGACGCCAACGCCACCACGCCCTACGAACTCAACGCCAGCCCCACCGTGCACCAGGGTGTGGAAGCCAGCTTGCAGAGCAACCTGTGGACGCGGGACGACGGCGGCCAATTGAGCCTGCGCCAGAGCTATACCTTCAGTGACTTCCACTATCGCGACGATGACCGCTTCGGCGACAACCGCTTGCCGGGCCTGCCGATGCACTATTACCAGGGTGAGTTGCGCTACGACTGGCCTCAGGGATTCTTCACTGCACTCAACACGCAGTGGGTGTCCAAGGCCGCGGTGGATTACGCCAACAGTTACTACGCCGATCCTTACGCGACCTTCGGTGCAACCCTCGGCTACAACGCCCCCAAGGGCGACTGGCAGACCTGGCTGGACCTGCGCAACCTGACCAACAAGCACTACGCCGCCACCGTCACGCCAGGCTACGACGACAAAGGCCAGGACGCCGCACGCTCGACGCCGGGGGAGGGTTTGGGCGTCTACGTCGGGATGTCGTGGAGCTTGCTCTGA
- a CDS encoding DNA/RNA non-specific endonuclease, whose protein sequence is MHLRKIAVGLSALVLLSTGAEARSLLDLLKPATQHQTQTSHSGSINQNAALDLYSSKQKQPSFDGCADLFPAAKPINTATVPATMKPLALCSDNFAVLYSQTSRTPLVVVERLNSAQLKDAKGEERTNQFYPDPRIPKSGRAELSDYRSQHPAVDRGHQSPAADAPSPNAMAQSFALSNMVPQDPTNNRKIWSKVEADVRKFAKRADGNVYVFTGPLFDEGHGTIGGNKVWVPTRLFKLVYDASSQRAWAYVLPNAETRIERPMDYETFVKSTGLKLLGNLPVTGSVGRS, encoded by the coding sequence ATGCACCTACGCAAAATTGCAGTTGGGCTGTCGGCCCTTGTTTTGCTCTCGACTGGCGCAGAAGCCCGCAGTCTGCTGGATCTCCTCAAGCCAGCCACCCAGCATCAGACCCAAACGTCCCATTCGGGCTCGATCAACCAGAACGCGGCACTGGACCTCTACTCAAGCAAACAGAAACAGCCCTCGTTCGACGGTTGCGCCGATCTGTTCCCGGCAGCCAAACCGATCAACACGGCCACTGTGCCGGCCACCATGAAACCCTTGGCGTTGTGTTCCGACAATTTCGCGGTGCTGTACTCGCAAACCAGTCGGACGCCGCTGGTGGTGGTTGAACGCCTAAATTCGGCTCAATTGAAGGATGCCAAAGGGGAGGAGCGCACCAACCAGTTCTACCCGGACCCGCGCATCCCCAAGAGCGGGCGGGCCGAGTTGAGCGACTACCGCAGCCAGCATCCGGCCGTGGACCGTGGTCATCAATCCCCGGCCGCCGATGCACCGAGCCCGAATGCCATGGCGCAATCTTTTGCGCTGTCGAACATGGTGCCCCAAGACCCCACCAACAATCGCAAGATCTGGAGCAAGGTCGAGGCTGATGTGCGCAAGTTTGCCAAGCGCGCCGATGGCAATGTCTACGTCTTCACCGGCCCGCTGTTTGACGAAGGCCACGGCACCATCGGCGGCAACAAGGTCTGGGTGCCTACCCGCCTGTTCAAACTGGTGTACGACGCATCGTCCCAGCGTGCCTGGGCCTATGTGTTGCCTAACGCGGAAACCCGTATCGAGAGACCGATGGATTACGAGACTTTCGTGAAGAGTACCGGGCTCAAGTTGCTGGGCAATCTACCGGTCACAGGTTCGGTAGGGCGCTCGTAA
- a CDS encoding OmpA family protein has translation MTALFEMRIRVGGDPRGFGEFMALCDELAKLSHPACPDVDWGRVEQWCLALFQQNGAELQTVCFYTLARGQRYGLEGITQGVVLLEALGREWSRLWPLMASVRLDLLEWLFDQLQLLLRGAPITAHGVPALVQLDTELARLQACLLPQLSSPLLTLQALRHQLINLTQRLEQSYSSDQRVLVPIRVAAPTWVTPVVILPPPEVDARRPQMRLWLFAGALLVALAAGFGWRTWLAGPGNEVLMPEPVRLDSLSLFDAGSATLKPGSTKVLVNALVGIKAQPGWLIVIAGHTDAKGTAEQNLALSHARASAVRDWMQGMGDIADNCFAVQGFAANQPIASNETEVGRSVNRRVDIHLVPQVGACEQVDLVEGDRQS, from the coding sequence ATGACGGCGTTGTTTGAAATGCGTATTCGAGTCGGCGGCGATCCGCGCGGCTTCGGCGAGTTTATGGCCTTGTGCGATGAGTTGGCCAAACTCAGCCACCCCGCTTGCCCTGATGTGGACTGGGGCAGGGTGGAGCAATGGTGTCTGGCGCTGTTCCAGCAAAACGGGGCGGAACTGCAAACAGTCTGTTTTTACACCTTGGCGCGTGGTCAGCGTTACGGACTGGAAGGCATCACCCAAGGCGTGGTGTTGCTTGAGGCTCTGGGTCGGGAGTGGTCTCGGTTGTGGCCGTTGATGGCGTCGGTGCGCCTGGATCTGCTGGAGTGGTTGTTCGATCAGTTGCAACTGCTGCTGCGCGGCGCACCGATTACGGCACACGGTGTTCCCGCGCTGGTTCAACTGGACACCGAGCTCGCACGTTTGCAGGCGTGTTTGCTTCCTCAACTGTCCAGTCCTCTGCTGACGCTGCAGGCTCTGCGTCACCAGCTCATCAATCTGACCCAGCGACTGGAACAGAGCTACTCCTCGGACCAAAGGGTACTGGTGCCCATCAGGGTGGCGGCTCCGACCTGGGTGACACCTGTGGTGATTCTGCCGCCCCCTGAGGTGGACGCGCGCAGGCCTCAAATGCGCCTGTGGTTGTTCGCCGGGGCGCTACTTGTTGCCTTGGCCGCGGGGTTCGGTTGGCGCACATGGCTGGCAGGTCCAGGCAATGAAGTCCTCATGCCCGAGCCGGTACGCTTGGACAGCCTGTCGCTGTTCGACGCCGGCAGCGCAACGCTGAAGCCTGGCTCGACCAAGGTTCTGGTCAATGCCCTGGTCGGCATCAAAGCCCAGCCGGGATGGTTGATCGTGATCGCCGGGCATACCGATGCGAAAGGGACAGCCGAACAGAACCTGGCCCTGTCCCACGCCCGCGCTTCAGCCGTGCGGGACTGGATGCAGGGCATGGGCGACATTGCCGACAATTGCTTTGCGGTGCAGGGCTTTGCGGCCAATCAACCGATTGCCAGTAATGAGACTGAGGTTGGGCGCTCGGTTAATCGGCGGGTGGATATCCATTTGGTGCCGCAGGTGGGGGCTTGTGAGCAGGTGGATTTGGTGGAGGGGGATCGCCAGTCGTGA